AACATTTACAATACAAGTAGGCAAGTTAGTTAAGAAAATCCTTCATGGGATCATCATGACGTACCTTCTTCATCCTATATGCCTCCATGTCCTCCGCAGTTACCTGCACACGAGGGCGCAGCACGTTGTTTTTTACCCGAACGAAGAATAAACCTAAACTTgctatttaaattttgcatAGGATCCTATCGATCAAAGCAAGAGAAAGTAATATACCTCATCATTCCATCTCACATTGTATTTACGCTTTCTTTCATCCctctcctccttccttctttcatCCTCCTGGCGAAATAGGTAATCCCAAGTAAGAAACAAGTAAAATGCGGTGAGAAAACGGATGATAACACGAGATATTGCAGGAAGAGGGTATTAAGATTCATACCTTCTTGAGAGCTTCATTAAGTTTCTTCTGGTCGAGGACGAGATCATCAGGTACTTCACTTCCCCAAGTAGCTAGCTTTTTCTCTTCAGCTGGGGCTGGTGTATCTGTGGTGATGTTAAAAGATCATTCAGGAGTTCAATTGAACAATTTTGTACCTTAATACAATGAAGAATTGAGGATGCCAAGCATTTGATGGCTAACCGATGATAAATTTacatattctaaaataaaattatatccATGCAAGCACTATGTTATGGAAAGAAAGCTTGAAGCACATGCATTCGGTTGAAAGCCAAGAATGAGGTTTATCACATTCAGGAAGACATTCCaggttcaatttttaaaaaactacaAAACGGATTCCGAGTACTAACCTTCAGAAGTTGCTTTACGAGCAATATTAGACTTCATTAAGTCCGCTGCTGCCTCAGCAGCCTCAATTCCAGCAGCCCCAGTGCAATAACTGTTACGGATGGTCTGCTTACAGCATTTATAGCCCCACTGGTGATCCTTCCACCATGAACCCCAAACACCCGTGTggttattaataaaaacatctTCTTCATATTTACTTTTGGGAAGAGCCATTTCCTTCaaggaggaaaaaaaggaaTCAGAAGAAAGCAAACATACTTGACAATCAACTCGTGTCATGATGCATTAGCTAGACAATTCTTAGTCCAAGCTTTTAATTTGAGCTTGAGCGGAAAACACTACAATtacatttgttttaaaaaggTAGAACCATAATGCCTCGATGGTAGAGTACAGCTAATCATGCATTTTCGAAATTATAGCAGGCATTTTCTTATCCACTTAACTCAGTCCCCCCCAAGCCACATGCAtgcataaacaaacaaaaacaggaCAATTTGACTCTTCTTTCCAAGCTTTCAAATAATCATGTCTGATAAAGTGGCAAAGCGCGatacagaaaaaaagaatacagtTATTGTTATATCAATCTCAGCATAAGTAACGAAGACAAGTGTCATGAAGGATATTAGTGTAAAACAAAACCAGATAATAACTCAAAATCGATTAAAAATGCTTCATGTTAATGACG
This portion of the Cucurbita pepo subsp. pepo cultivar mu-cu-16 unplaced genomic scaffold, ASM280686v2 Cp4.1_scaffold001458, whole genome shotgun sequence genome encodes:
- the LOC111786329 gene encoding pre-mRNA-splicing factor SLU7-like — translated: MALPKSKYEEDVFINNHTGVWGSWWKDHQWGYKCCKQTIRNSYCTGAAGIEAAEAAADLMKSNIARKATSEDTPAPAEEKKLATWGSEVPDDLVLDQKKLNEALKKEDERRKEERDERKRKYNVRWNDEVTAEDMEAYRMKKVRHDDPMKDFLN